The genomic segment CGAAAAACTTATGGCAGTTAGTAAAGATACCGGGAAGCGGGTTTTCTTTTATCAGAACAGACGCTTTGACAGTCATTTTCTGGAAGTCAAAAATGTCGTGGAGCGCGGTGACCTCGGTAAATTGACTGAAGTACATTTTCGGTTTGACCGTTATAAAATCGAACTGGGACAAAAATATTTCAAGGAAAATAATCAGTATCTTTCAAGTGGTCTTACCTATGACCTAGGTCCACATCTTATAGACCAAGCAATTTCTCTATTCGGCCGCCCGCTGAAGTTCAGTAAAACCACTACTGTCAATAGACCTGGCTCGCAGGTGGCCGATTATTTTCATTACCATCTACGTTATCCAAATAATCTCAATGTTTTTCTCACGGGAAGCCTCGCTGTTGCCGAACCCTTACCAGCGTTTGTACTCCATGGCACCAAAGGAAGTTTCATTAAAACGATGGCTGATGTACAAGAACAACAGCTGATGGACGGTATGCTCCCTGACACAGCGTTATATGGTAGAGAACCGAAAGGTAGTGAAGGAAAGCTTGTTGTGGTAGACAGTAACAACGAGAGAAAGATCTCTTATCCCCAATCGCCTAAAGGAGATTATAATCTCCTGTTTGAAGCGATTTATGATAACCTTTATGCTGACGTGCCTTTTCCAATTAAAGCAGAGCATATCCGGTGGCAGATAGAAATGCTCCAAGCCGAAGACAGCTTATAGATTAAAGCCATCCCAACTCCAAGGGATGGCACTCTCTTGTCATAACTGTTACATCATTTTTAGTTCAAAATCATGGATGGCAGCAGTATACATGCGGCTTAACGCAGTCTGAACTAAAATAGATCAAACTTGTACCCAAGCTGGTATTGCTCAATATCTGCGGTCCAATTATCAACAATGTTATTTGTCCGGTTAAACTTTCGATACCGAAAGTACACACCCCCTATTTCTGCGCCCAGGCTATACCCTGTTCTGGGTTTGCTACGAAACGCATTCGCTCCATTATTCAATTGGTAACGGTCGTCATTGAGTAGAAAGTTAAAATCGAGTCCTCCCATGATCGCAACCGTACTCGTAAAACTTATTTTTAGATACAGTGGCACGTTTATATACTCAAGCTTTCTTGTACCAGCACCAATACCATGCTCGCGTTGGGCGGTCGTCTCATTGTTGCGGATCCGAACCAAATTATAGGCAGGCTCGGCCTGTAATGCCAGATTCTTGTTAAAATGATAATTTACATGACCGCCTAGCTGATAGCCAATTCGTTTACTGGAATAAAATCCTGTTCCATTGGTACTGGACAGATTCCCCCCTGCCCTCACACCTAAGCCCACTTGAGCCATTGTATTGTTTGGAAATAACGTTGCTGACGCAACGCCACAAGCTAAAATTGTTTTTATTTTTTTATTCACTGGCATAAAAAGTACTGTATTTTCTCTTATCAGTCTCTGTATCACAAACTGGAAAGACTGATCACATAGCATCTATTATTAAAAAGTAACGATCTGACTAAAGATACAGCAATTAAACCGATGATTTATTACTTTTATACGAACATTGACATTTCATAGACGAATCCATTTAACTTTTTGGCATATTACTGAAAATTATTTGCAGCACTTACATTTTTTATGGTAACTTAACGATATAATTGGTCAATAAACTTTAATATGATGGGTAATGAGGCTACAACAATTATTTTAGTACACGGAGCTTGGGGAGATGGTTCTCATTGGCGTTATGTCATCCAAAAGTTACATCATGAAGGATACAAGGTTCGAAGCGTACAAAATCCATTGACTTCCATTGTTGATGATATTCAAAAAACAAGCGACCTGATTAATATGCAGGAAGGTCCTGTCATTTTGGTAGGACATTCCTATGGTGGAGCGGTTATATCAGCTGCAGGAAATCATGAAAAAGTTGCTGCATTAGTCTATATCGCAGCTTTTGCACCTGACGAAGGTGAAAGCCTGATGGATCTACTGGCACGCAGGAAACAGCCTTCCGGCCTCTTTAACATCATTCCGGACAGAAAGGGATTTCAATGGATCAGTTACGAGAAATTCTGGGAAAGCTTTGCTCATGATCTAGATGAGGACGAAGCCTTGGTCATGGCTCTGGCACAAAAACCAACTCACGGTAGCATCTTTGCGGCAAAAGCAGGCAAGCCAGCCTGGAAATCAAAGCCCAGCTGGTATCAGGTTTCTGACAATGACCGCATGATACCTCCTGCGACACAAAAGGAAATGGCAGAGCGGATACAGGCAAAAAAAACTATCCATCTAGATGCCAGCCATGCGTCCCTAGTTTCACATGCAGACGAAATTACAGCATTGATAAAGGAAGCGGTGGCGGCACTGTCCTAAACATGGTGATTGCCTCCCATAGAAACACCATCCTAAAGATCTGGACTGAGATGCAGGATATCTCTGAGGGTCAATTCGCATTAATCAGCTCTTCTAAAGCCTTTGTAATCTCCGGTGCAGCATAATCTCTGCTACCTTCGAGCCGTTCAACGATCTGCCCATTTTTATCCAATATCACAGTCGTAGGAATGGACGCGCCCAAAAACTCTGGCGGAATATCGCCGGATGGTGTGTACAATGGCAGATCGTAACTATTTTCTTTAAAAAATGCAGCGGATTTTTCTATATCGTTGTCCACGTCTACCATTAAAAATTCGATGTGTTGATTCCCTTTAAAAGTACTCCACAGACTGTTAATAGAAGGCATTTCGTGAATGCATGGTGGACACCAAGTTGCCCAGAAATTGATAAATACCACTTTACCTTTCAGCGAGTCCAATGTCACAACCTGTCCTTTCTGGTCTCTGAACGCAACTTTGCCCGTTTCTGCCACCGTTGTCTCTGTGGCAATCTCTTGCTGCTCCGGCACTTTCGTCTCGCCGGCTTTTTGCCGATTTTCACAAGCAGCCAAGCTACTGGCTGCAATGATCAGCGCACCTAACTGTGTTGCTAACTGGTTAAATTTTATTTGCATAGTGAACAATGATAATGTTTACAGACTGTGACGGCTGCCCTGCTAATTTATCGACTTGATACTTCCCAATGTTCTTTCGATAAACATGAGAGCAATGTTTAGCTGCCCCCTATACTCATCAGCAAAGTTAGTACATGACCAAATATCTCGGGATGTCACAGCCCCTATTCTGCTAAAATAAGGTTATTTACGTTTGCCTGCAAGTTGTCATTGATAAAACACCCGTACGAATCTGTACAAAAAATACAGGCAGATACTGAACTATTGCATAAGCTCGTGTCTGCCCGCCACTTTCTACTATTGTGGACTACTTAGAGACCACTTCTGCATTAAAGCCTTTCTTTTTGATAATGGCAATGACCTCATTTTCTGTTATACCATTGGATTTCACCGTAAGTATTTTCTCGTTGCTTGCTGTATCTACGTTCCATTCGCAAATGCCGTCTGCTTGATCAAGATCGGCACTTACTTTCGATACACATCCACTGCAATTGAGGTTTGTTCTAAATTGAATATTTTTGTTTTCCATGTTTTGAATTTTAATGTTATTAATGTATTATCTTTTATAAATTACTACTTTTTCCATTTCAAACGTAAACTGTTGCTTACGACACTTACACTACTTAAAGCCATCGCTGCTCCGGCAATCATCGGATTCAATAAAAATCCGTTGATTGGATAAAGAATACCGGCTGCTACAGGAATACCGATCACGTTGTAGATAAAGGCCCAGAACAAATTTTGCTTGATCGTAGCCACTGTTTGTTTCGACAAACGGATGGCTTGTGGAATTTTGGTTAGATCCGAAGAAATAATGGTCATCTTGGCCACATCCATAGCAATATCGCTTCCCTTTCCCATCGCAATGCTTACGTCGGCAGTAGCCAAGGCTGTACTGTCATTAATACCATCTCCCACCATGGCGACTACCTTTCCTTGTTGCTGAAGTTCGCGGACAAACGCAGCTTTATGCTGTGGCATCACCTCCGCTTTATAATGTTTCATACCGGTTTGTTCTGCAATTGCTCGGGCTGTTGTTTCATTGTCCCCCGTCAGCATGTATAGTTCTATACCCATGGACTGCATTTCCTGAATCGCCCGAACAGAACTCTTCTTTATCGTGTCAGAGATGGCAATGACTGCCAGCGCCTCCCGACTGTTAGCAAACCAGATGACTGTTTTTGATTCTGCACCCCACAACTCTGCCTGTTGAGCCAATTGCTTTGCAATATGAATTTTGTATTCAGCAAGGAGCTTTCCGTTACCGACATAATAATATTCTCCGTCAAAAGAGGCCTTGGCTCCTTGCCCTGTAATACTTTCAAACTGATTGACAGCAACAGTATCGGCGGCACTAAAATGGTTGACTACGGCCTCTGCTAATGGATGCTCAGATTGCTTTTCTATGCTCAGTAAAATATTTTTGGCGGCATCACTATTGTCTAGCCATTGAATGCCTGTAACTTGCGGCCTACCTTCAGTGATTGTGCCTGTCTTATCCAGTACAACAGCATTGACGCGTTTGGCAAGTTCC from the Sphingobacterium thalpophilum genome contains:
- a CDS encoding heavy-metal-associated domain-containing protein, whose protein sequence is MENKNIQFRTNLNCSGCVSKVSADLDQADGICEWNVDTASNEKILTVKSNGITENEVIAIIKKKGFNAEVVSK
- a CDS encoding alpha/beta fold hydrolase, which translates into the protein MMGNEATTIILVHGAWGDGSHWRYVIQKLHHEGYKVRSVQNPLTSIVDDIQKTSDLINMQEGPVILVGHSYGGAVISAAGNHEKVAALVYIAAFAPDEGESLMDLLARRKQPSGLFNIIPDRKGFQWISYEKFWESFAHDLDEDEALVMALAQKPTHGSIFAAKAGKPAWKSKPSWYQVSDNDRMIPPATQKEMAERIQAKKTIHLDASHASLVSHADEITALIKEAVAALS
- a CDS encoding Gfo/Idh/MocA family protein, with translation MSNKTINTGILSFGMSGRVFHAPFIHINPHFNLVAVVERSTKAAHQLYPAIKSYDTVMELLADDSIELVIVNTPNHTHFEYATAALHAGKHVLLEKPAVEDLLQFEKLMAVSKDTGKRVFFYQNRRFDSHFLEVKNVVERGDLGKLTEVHFRFDRYKIELGQKYFKENNQYLSSGLTYDLGPHLIDQAISLFGRPLKFSKTTTVNRPGSQVADYFHYHLRYPNNLNVFLTGSLAVAEPLPAFVLHGTKGSFIKTMADVQEQQLMDGMLPDTALYGREPKGSEGKLVVVDSNNERKISYPQSPKGDYNLLFEAIYDNLYADVPFPIKAEHIRWQIEMLQAEDSL
- a CDS encoding TlpA family protein disulfide reductase yields the protein MQIKFNQLATQLGALIIAASSLAACENRQKAGETKVPEQQEIATETTVAETGKVAFRDQKGQVVTLDSLKGKVVFINFWATWCPPCIHEMPSINSLWSTFKGNQHIEFLMVDVDNDIEKSAAFFKENSYDLPLYTPSGDIPPEFLGASIPTTVILDKNGQIVERLEGSRDYAAPEITKALEELINAN
- a CDS encoding outer membrane beta-barrel protein, whose protein sequence is MPVNKKIKTILACGVASATLFPNNTMAQVGLGVRAGGNLSSTNGTGFYSSKRIGYQLGGHVNYHFNKNLALQAEPAYNLVRIRNNETTAQREHGIGAGTRKLEYINVPLYLKISFTSTVAIMGGLDFNFLLNDDRYQLNNGANAFRSKPRTGYSLGAEIGGVYFRYRKFNRTNNIVDNWTADIEQYQLGYKFDLF